A section of the Harmonia axyridis chromosome 2, icHarAxyr1.1, whole genome shotgun sequence genome encodes:
- the LOC123674108 gene encoding mitochondrial import receptor subunit TOM20 homolog, giving the protein MEMISPKAAIGIAAGVCGTLFLGYCIYFDQKRHSDPDFKKKLRERRRLKKAVSSGGKRSNTVFPDMKDHEAVQKFFLQEIQLGEELLAAGDLENGVDHLGNAVAVCGQPNDLLQVLQQTLQPQVFHLLVQRLPAVAPRLMKAQTSSMQEDDVE; this is encoded by the exons atggaaatgaTATCTCCCAAAGCTGCCATCGGTATTGCTGCTGGAGTATGTGGTACATTGTTCTTAGgttattgtatttattttgatCAAAAGAGGCATAGTGACcctgatttcaagaaaaagttACGTGAAC GAAGGCGTTTGAAGAAAGCTGTGTCAAGTGGAGGAAAACGCTCAAATACAGTGTTCCCTGATATGAAAGATCATGAGGCTGTTCAAAAATTCTTCTTACAAGAGATTCAATTAGGAGAAGAGTTGTTGGCTGCTGGTGATCTCGAAAATGGCGTAGATCATTTAGGTAATGCTGTCGCTGTTTGTGGACAGCCTAATGATCTTTTACAAGTTCTACAACAAACATTACAACCACAAGTGTTCCACCTATTAGTACAAAGGTTGCCTGCTGTGGCACCACGATTAATGAAAGCACAAACTAGTTCAATGCAGGAAGATGATGTGGAATGA
- the LOC123674111 gene encoding cofilin/actin-depolymerizing factor homolog: MASGVTVSDACKITYEEIKKDKKHRYVIFHIKNDTQIDVEKIGARNDSYEDFLTHLQAGGEGECRYGLFDFEYMHQCQGTSESSKKQKLFLISWCPETAKVKKKMLYSSSFEALKKSLVGVQKCIQATELSEASQEAVEEKLRSTDRQ; encoded by the exons gcgtCAGGAGTAACGGTATCTGACGCATGTAAAATCACCtatgaagaaataaagaaaGATAAGAAGCACCGCTATGTAATCTTCCACATCAAAAATGACACCCAAATTGATGTGGAAAAAATTGGTGCAAGGAACGATTCCTACGAAGACTTCCTCACACATCTGCAAGCTGGTGGGGAGGGTGAATGTCGCTATGGTCTTTTCGACTTTGAATATATGCACCAATGCCAAGGTACCTCTGAATCTTCCAAAAAACAAAAACTATTTTTGATCTCCTGGTGCCCTGAGACTGCCAAAGTCAAGAAGAAGATGTTATACTCTAG ctcATTTGAAGCCCTTAAGAAATCTTTAGTAGGAGTACAAAAATGTATTCAAGCCACAGAATTATCAGAGGCTAGCCAAGAAGCAGTGGAAGAAAAACTGAGATCCACCGATCGTCAGTAG